A window of the Bufo gargarizans isolate SCDJY-AF-19 chromosome 1, ASM1485885v1, whole genome shotgun sequence genome harbors these coding sequences:
- the LOC122921725 gene encoding uncharacterized protein LOC122921725, with product MSSAGDGDRTGRKTSSKRKHLACRDCDTPLADSYEFNRCPSCRPPPLPPDTEPTIRDVVVWVKDFVESSMNTLRDSVSSRRPSVRSPLRPTPMQEEAYHTVDEVHSSESSGEEEEAGRAPATVKAYARVKRIFLLWCASHQVPSQDPPVSAILQFMQDGLDKGLSPSTLKVQISALSAAFGRSLHQDPLIKRFLKGAVRLKPSISRPIPQWDLSVVLKGLSGPPFEPLEEVDFKFLSWKVTFLLAVTSAKRISELQAFSAYEPYTLFLPDRVLLRFLPTFLPKVPSVHNINQVVSLPVLCSSSSSAEETSLHTLDVARCLRIYIERSREFRRSENLLILFFGRNKGKKASKPTLSRWIREAIRESFASQNRPPPAFVTAHSTRAVSTSWAERSLIPLEQICSAASWSSHSTFVSHYRLNLRGSEDTAFGRSVLNSIQH from the exons ATGTCCTCTGCCGGTGATGGGGATCGGACTGGGCGCAAGACGTCATCCAAGCGCAAGCATTTGGCGTGTAGGGATTGTGACACCCCTCTAGCGGACTCCTATGAATTTAATAGGTGTCCCTCTtgccgtcctcctcctctgcctcctgatACGGAGCCTACCATACGGGACGTAGTAGTCTGGGTAAAGGACTTTGTGGAGTCCTCAATGAACACCCTAAGGGATTCCGTGTCATCCAGAAGGCCCAGTGTCCGATCTCCTCTGAGACCCACTCCTATGCAGGAGGAAGCCTACCATACCGTGGACGAAGTCCATTCCTCTGAGTCTAGCGGGGAGGAAGAAGAGGCTGGAAG AGCTCCTGCGACTGTCAAGGCCTACGCCAGGGTAAAGCGCATTTTTCTTCTATGGTGTGCATCTCATCAAGTACCATCTCAGGATCCTCCAGTATCAGCTATTCTTCAGTTCATGCAGGATGGACTAGATAAGGGCCTCAGCCCTTCTACACTCAAGGTACAGATCTCTGCTCTGTCAGCCGCCTTTGGCAGATCTTTACATCAAGACCCTCTGATTAAgaggttccttaaaggagccgTACGTCTTAAGCCTAGCATTTCAAGACCTATACCGCAGTGggatctctcagtggtgcttaaagggttgagtggtcctccctttgaacccttggaagaAGTGGACTTTAAGTTTTTATCCTGGAAGGTAACCTTTTTGTTGGCCGTAACTTCGGCCAAACGCATTTCAGAGCTTCAGGCTTTTTCGGCGTATGAGCCATACACTTTATTTTTACCGGACAGAGTCCTTTTACGTTTTTTACCCACCTTTTTGCCTAAGGTGCCCTCTGTGCACAACATTAATCAAGTTGTGTCTTTGCCTGTGTTatgttcctcttcttcctctgcagAAGAAACTTCCCTCCATACTCTGGATGTGGCCAGATGTTTGAGAATCTACATTGAGAGATCCCGGGAGTTCAGAAGGTcagagaatcttcttatcctgttcttTGGCAGGAATAAAGGGAAGAAGGCCTCTAAGCCTACTCTAAGTAGATGGATCAGAGAGGCCATCAGAGAATCTTTCGCTTCCCAGAATAGACCTCCTCCTGCCTTTGTCACTGCTCACTCCACCCGAGCAGTCTCTACTAGTTGGGCCGAAAGGTCTCTTATTCCACTGGAACAGATCTGTtccgcggcctcctggagctcacaTTCTACCTTTGtgagccattatagactcaacctCAGGGGATCAGAAGACACTGCCTTTGGGCGGTCTGTTTTGAATTCCATTCAGCATTGA